The Gemmatimonadaceae bacterium genomic sequence TACACCTCGTGCAGCAGCACATCGCATCCATTGCAGGCCTGCACGACCGCATCGCTGGCCCGCGTGTCGCCCGACACCACGATCACGCGATCCCGTGTCTCGAAGCGATAGCCAAAGGCATGCGCCCAGTCTCCATGCGGCACGGCGAACGCCTTCACGGTCACGAGCGAATCGCGGTATACCACGCGCGCCCTGGCGACCTCGGTGCGCACGCGATAGCCGGTCGTGTTGGCGGGCTCACGTCCGTCGACCCGGTTGCGCACATCGGCGGTCCATGCGGCCTCGATGTGGCGGACCATCTCCCGGATTCCCGGCGGGCCAACGACATGCAGCGGCGCCGTGCGTTCGAGCACCCAGGGTGAGTAGATCAGGTCCGGCAGACCCAGCGTGTGGTCGGAATGGAGGTGGGTGATGAATACCCGGTCGAGCCGCGGCGCCGTGAGGGCGTCAATGCCTTGCCGCGCCGCCGCGGCCGCTCGTCGCACCACGCCCGGCCCCGCATCGACGAGGTAGGTGCGACCACCTGCGACGATCGCGACCGCGGGGCCGGAGCGGTCGGGGTCGGCGTTGGGCGTGCCGGTGCCGAGCATCACGACGCGGGCTCCCGTCGTC encodes the following:
- a CDS encoding MBL fold metallo-hydrolase; protein product: MLGTGTPNADPDRSGPAVAIVAGGRTYLVDAGPGVVRRAAAAARQGIDALTAPRLDRVFITHLHSDHTLGLPDLIYSPWVLERTAPLHVVGPPGIREMVRHIEAAWTADVRNRVDGREPANTTGYRVRTEVARARVVYRDSLVTVKAFAVPHGDWAHAFGYRFETRDRVIVVSGDTRASDAVVQACNGCDVLLHEVYSTERFVTRPAPWQAYHVRAHTSTRELAALAARARPKLLVLYHQLYWGSSDDDLLREIRAAGYTGRVESARDLAVY